A single genomic interval of Corylus avellana chromosome ca10, CavTom2PMs-1.0 harbors:
- the LOC132164668 gene encoding uncharacterized protein LOC132164668 isoform X2 yields MEAVEFRRLLDLFPIVRSRDYHVESDASRESTSKSTQNEIKEWQDAWEEEGKRETENQGNSKDDAFWVKLKLVAERKVGAAEAERFCKSFQRIHKKLVHEELSLDAARSFINSSKSSEE; encoded by the exons ATGGAAGCAGTTGAATTTCGACGCCTTCTTGATCTATTCCCCATCGTCCGATCTCGCGATTACCAT GTGGAATCAGATGCATCAAGAGAGTCAACCTCTAAGTCAACGCAGAATGAG ATAAAGGAATGGCAAGATGCATGGGAAGAGGAGGGTAAAAGGGAAACTGAGAATCAAGGAAATAGCAAAGATG ATGCATTTTGGGTGAAGCTAAAGTTGGTTGCTGAGAGGAAG GTGGGGGCAGCAGAAGCAGAGAGATTTTGCAAGTCATTTCAAAGAATTCATAAAAAACTT GTGCATGAAGAACTGAGTTTAGATGCTGCTCGGAGCTTTATAAACTCGTCAAAAAGCTCTGAAGAATAG
- the LOC132163659 gene encoding uncharacterized protein LOC132163659 — protein sequence MAQTKNECCSFAAHLATGRWTSVFASFLLMASAGATYLFTVYSNDIKSNLEYNQSMLNTLSSWKDIGTSAGILSGLVAEVTPTWFVLAIGSVTNFLGYFMIWLAVTRRIRKPELWHMCAYMFIGANSQNFVNTGSLVTCVKNFQESRSIMLGLLKGYVGLSGAILTQIYLAIYGDGDSTSLILLTAWLPTLISIVVMYTIREKEVKIRQPNEVKVFYQFLYLSAALAVFLMTITLVQQHVAFSQTANIGSVAVACILLFLPAVVAFRQEVLIWNEMKAPPTTIIVEKPQAIQQEQNTSIKEAEEETTKTSFLVDILNKPKRGEDYGILQALLSIDMLIIFLATLVGLGSGLTVVDNMRQIGDALGYEPKTTNTFMSLISIWNYAGRVFSGFLSETLLTKYKVPRPLMLSVVLFLACIGQLLIAFPFQNSIYLASLIIGFTLGAQLPLVLSIISEIFGLKHYSVLFNCGQLASPIGSFLLNKELAGRLYDIETTKLYGIKALGKPLVCKGKQCYGLSFKIMAIATFTGALISLILVVRTLEFYKSDIQRRYRGETYTKFNQEKETTMASSSDNEAK from the exons ATGGCTCAGACAAAGAATGAATGCTGTAGTTTTGCTGCGCACTTGGCAACAGGTAGATGGACCTCAGTCTTTGCATCATTTCTGCTCATGGCCAGCGCCGGTGCAACATACCTTTTTACGGTCTACTCCAACGATATCAAGAGCAATCTTGAATACAACCAGTCAATGCTCAATACATTAAGCTCATGGAAGGATATTGGTACAAGCGCTGGAATTTTGTCTGGCCTTGTAGCCGAGGTCACTCCCACATGGTTCGTGCTTGCCATTGGCTCTGTCACCAACTTTTTAGGCTACTTCATGATATGGTTGGCCGTCACCCGAAGAATTCGCAAGCCTGAGCTTTGGCATATGTGTGCTTACATGTTCATCGGAGCCAATTCACAGAACTTTGTAAATACAGGATCTCTTGTCACCTGTGTCAAGAATTTCCAAGAGAGCCGATCTATTATGTTGGGTCTCTTGAAAGGTTATGTCGGGCTTAGTGGGGCTATACTTACTCAAATTTACTTGGCCATTTATGGGGATGGTGATTCAACATCTTTAATCCTTCTCACAGCGTGGCTCCCGACATTGATATCAATAGTGGTTATGTACACAATTAGGGAGAAGGAGGTTAAGATTAGGCAACCAAATGAGGTTAAAGTGTTCTATCAGTTCCTCTATTTATCAGCCGCTCTTGCTGTGTTTTTGATGACCATTACACTAGTTCAACAACATGTTGCCTTTTCTCAAACGGCCAATATTGGAAGTGTAGCGGTAGCGTGCATCTTGTTGTTTCTACCTGCTGTCGTTGCCTTTAGACAAGAG GTACTCATTTGGAACGAGATGAAAGCACCTCCTACAACAATAATAGTTGAGAAGCCACAAGCCATTCAGCAAGAACAAAATACCTCTATCAAAGAAGCAGAAGAGGAGACAACAAAAACGTCCTTTCTTGTAGACATTCTTAACAAACCAAAAAGAGGGGAAGACTATGGGATACTACAAGCATTGTTGAGCATTGACATGCTGATTATCTTCCTTGCAACACTCGTCGGACTTGGCTCAGGCTTGACTGTCGTTGACAACATGAGACAAATTGGCGACGCGCTTGGATATGAGCCAAAGACCACAAACACCTTTATGTCCCTGATAAGCATATGGAATTACGCAGGGAGAGTATTCTCCGGGTTTCTGTCTGAAACACTGCTCACGAAATATAAAGTTCCTCGTCCCCTTATGTTGTCGGTTGTTCTTTTTCTCGCTTGCATCGGCCAGCTTCTGATCGCATTTCCTTTCCAGAATTCAATTTACTTGGCTTCATTGATCATTGGGTTTACACTTGGCGCACAGTTGCCTCTAGTTTTGTCCATAATTTCCGAGATCTTTGGCCTCAAGCACTACTCTGTATTGTTCAATTGTGGGCAGTTGGCAAGTCCAATTGGGTCGTTTTTGCTTAATAAAGAACTCGCTGGAAGGCTTTACGATATTGAGACAACGAAGTTGTATGGAATAAAGGCTTTGGGGAAGCCACTTGTTTGCAAGGGGAAACAATGTTATGGCCTATCTTTCAAAATTATGGCCATTGCGACATTCACTGGGGCTCTTATTTCGTTGATTCTGGTGGTGAGAACACTGGAATTTTACAAAAGTGATATACAAAGGAGGTATAGAGGTGAAACATACACCAAGTTCAATCAAGAGAAGGAGACTACAATGGCATCATCTTCTGATAATGAAGCCAAGTGA
- the LOC132164668 gene encoding uncharacterized protein LOC132164668 isoform X1, with protein MEAVEFRRLLDLFPIVRSRDYHVESDASRESTSKSTQNEVIKEWQDAWEEEGKRETENQGNSKDDAFWVKLKLVAERKVGAAEAERFCKSFQRIHKKLVHEELSLDAARSFINSSKSSEE; from the exons ATGGAAGCAGTTGAATTTCGACGCCTTCTTGATCTATTCCCCATCGTCCGATCTCGCGATTACCAT GTGGAATCAGATGCATCAAGAGAGTCAACCTCTAAGTCAACGCAGAATGAGGTG ATAAAGGAATGGCAAGATGCATGGGAAGAGGAGGGTAAAAGGGAAACTGAGAATCAAGGAAATAGCAAAGATG ATGCATTTTGGGTGAAGCTAAAGTTGGTTGCTGAGAGGAAG GTGGGGGCAGCAGAAGCAGAGAGATTTTGCAAGTCATTTCAAAGAATTCATAAAAAACTT GTGCATGAAGAACTGAGTTTAGATGCTGCTCGGAGCTTTATAAACTCGTCAAAAAGCTCTGAAGAATAG